AGTCCGCTCACGACTCGGGGTCGTGGCGCTCGAACCACTCGGTCAGTTCGCCGAGGCGGTGAGTCGCCCGGTCGGGGTCGCCGATGTTGTGGTGTTCGTCGGGGTAGACGACCAGTCTGGCGGGGACGCCTTGCTTCTTGACGCTGACGTAGAGTTGCTCGCTCTGGGAGGGCGGACACCGCCAGTCCTCGCCGCCCGCGGTGACGAGCAGGGGCGTCTCCACGTCTCCCACGTCGAGGATGCTCGACGCGGCGTCGTAGCCCTCCTCGTTCTCCCACGGCAGGCCGAAGTCGTTCTCCCACCAGACGTGACTGTCGTCGGTCCCGAACGCCGACCGGAAGTCGTAGACGCCGTGTTCGGCCGCGGCGGCCGCGAACCGGTCGGTCTCGGCGACGAGGTATCCCGTGGTGATACCGCCGTAGGAGAACCCGGTGGCGAACAGTCGGTCGGAGTCGGCCCAGTCGCGGGCGACCAGTTCCTCGACGCCCGCCAGCACGTCGGCGGTCTCGCGGGGACCCCACTCGCCGCGAATCTGCTCGCTGAACTCGCGGCCGTACGAGGAACTGCCGCGGTAGTTGGTCCGGAGGACGACGTACCCCCGGCCGGTCCAGTAGGAGAAGTCGAACGAGAACGTCGGGGCGTCGTAGGAGATAGGACCGCCGTGGATGGACGCGACGACCGGGCGCGGGTCGGGGTCCTCGGGGTCGAAGTCGTCGGGCAGGTACGCCAGCGTCTCGATTTCGTCGCCCTCCGAGTCGACGGTGACGCGGCGACACTCGGGCGTCCGGCGGTCCGCGAGCAGGTCGTCGTTGAGCGCGGTGAGGCGAGTGGGGTCGGCGTTGTCTCCGAGACGTCCGGCGTCGAGGGCGTGGAGGTCCTTGCCACGTTCGGGCTCTGCGAGCGCGACGACTGCGCGACCCCCGCGGAGGTCGAACCCCTCGACGGTGCGGTCTCTGCCCTGTGCCTCGAACGTCCGCTCGGGGTCCCCGTCCTCGCCGAACCTGACGAGGCGAGTCAGACCCTCGTCGCCGACCGCGGCGTAGACGTCGTCGCCGTGCCACCCCAACGCGCCGTACCGGGCGACCGTCCGGTCGAGGTCGCCCGACCGGGACTCGTAGCGCTCGTCCCCGGACTCGCCGGTCGCGTCGGCGACGTACACTTCGGACGGACGATACCAGTTCTCGGGGTCGCTGCCGACGAACGCGAGGCGGTCGCCGTCGGGATGCCAGCGCGGTCGGCCGGCGGTCAGGTCCGAGTCGGTCAGTTTGTGCAGGTCCGACCCGTCGGGCGAGACGGTGTAGAGGTCCATCACGTAGTTGTCGTCGGGGCGCTCGGTCCGATTCGAGAGGAACGCGATGCGGTCACCCGAGGGCGACCACGCGGGACTCAGGCCGGTCGCGGGTTCACGCGCGCCGCCGCCGTAGGCGTCGTCGAGGCGGGTCGTCTCGCGGGTCTCGCAGTCCACGACGAACAGGTAGGTCCTCACGTCGTCCAACCAGCCGTGACCGTCGAACTTGTGCTGGAGGCGTTCGGTCTCTATCGGTCCGTCGTCCTCCCGGCGACTTTCGAGGTACTCGCGCTGGTCCTCGGTGGGGTCGCGGGCCGCGACGACGAGGCGGTCGCCCTCCGGCCCCCAGTCGAAGCCTCGCGCGCCCTCCTCGAAGTCGGTTATCTGGCGGGCGTCACCCCCGCGTTCGAGGTCGAACGCCCAGATTTGGGGCTTCGGTTCGTCGTCGGTTCCGTTTTCGCCGTCCGCGTCTTCGCCATCGCGGTTTTCCGCGTCGGCGTCGTCGCGCGTCACCGCGATTTCGGCGTCGGTGTCGCGGGCCGCCGAGAACGCGAGTTTCGAACCGTCGGGACTCCACGAGGGCGCGCTGGCGTCGGAGGCCCGCGAGAGGCGATGCGGGTCGCGCGAACCGTCGGTCGGCGCGACGAACAGCGAACTCCGGCGCTCGTCGTCGGCGCGGTCGAACTCGTCGGCGACGAACGCGACGCGTTCGCCGTCGGGCGAGACGGCGAGGTCGGTCACGAGCGTCAGGTCGTAGAAGTCTTCGACTTCGAAGGGGTCGCTCATGCCGAAAGCGTTGCGGGCCGCCGACTTGAGCGTGTGGGCACCGGAAAGGCGGAAGACAGCGGCCGGTGGAGAGAGCAGAAGGGACAGCGGAGGGTGAGCGGAAGAGTCCGCCGATAGCAGTAGAAATCGGGGTCCGAGGAACGCGAACGATGACAGGGGACTGCATCGCGAGGAGTTTACCATCCGGTAAGATTATTGTTCTCGCTCCGTATAGTCGATACTGGCATCGAGAGGATGCCCGGGAGTGGACGAGAGGCCACGCCACTAGTTCACAATCGAGGTATTCTACGGCGTTCCGTCCGCTCCTTCGAGGGGACCGGCAGAAACGGTGAGAGAGAGCATCGGCCGAGCGTAGACTCAGTCGTGCTGACTCAGTTCGAGCGAGTCGAGAATGAACTGGTCGATGGCTTGGCGCGCCTCTTCGGGTGCGTCCTCGTGACCGAGGGAAATCCGTCGCTCCCGGGAGGCGTGAATCACGTCGGTGATAAGTTGCCCCATCCGCTCGGCGTCCACCTCGCGGAAAACACCGTCCTCGATTCCGTCCTCGATAACGTCCACGATGCTCCCCCGTATCCGCTCGTAGTGGCTGTTGAACAGTTCTCGATGCCGGTCGTCGTTCTGAGCGTACGCGTACAGTTCGTGGTACACCCTCATCCGGTCCCAGTGCGTGAACTCGTCGAACTCGGGACCGAACAGACACTGGTCGATGCGCGCGTCGAGTTCCGACCGCGGGTCAGCCTCTTCCTCGACCTCGACACTCCCCTCGTACTGTTCGATGATGTACTCCAAGAACGAGGAGAGCAGGTCGTACTTCCCGTCGAAGTGGTAGTGAATCACTTGCCGGGACATCTCCATCTCCTCGCCGATGTCGCGCACTCGCAGGTCCTTGTACCCGTGCTTGCTCAGTGCGCGAAAGGTCGCCTCCATGATTACCTCGCGAGTGTCTTTGGAGTCGACCTCCGCGCTCGGTTCACTCATGCTACGGTCCACTTGACGGGGGTGACTCATATCGGTTTCTCCCTGCGAGACCTGCGAGCGTCGTACTCGACTCGGCGAAGCGGGTTTCGGTAACGAGCGACCGAGTGAGACGAAACGAGAAACCGGAAGGCCGCTCTCGCGTTTCCATCGAGGAGCGAGCGCACGACGGGGTTGGAGGCCCGTTGGGAGAGGCTACAGTTCGGGAACGTCGGACGGCATATCGAAATCGTGGTAGTACTCGCCTTTCTCCTTCGAGAGGATGTCGAGGACGGCGGCCGCGCCGTCGCCGGCCGCGATGACGGCCTGCCACTTCTCCGCCCGCCCCATCGCGCCGGTCGCGTACACGCCCTCGACCGTCGTCTCCATATCGACGTTCACGTCGACCACGTCCTCGTCGGTGAACTCGCACCCGAGTTCTTCGGCGAGGCTTCGGTCGCCGCCGGTAGCGAGGACGACGTACTCCGCAGTGTACTCGTCTTCGGCGGTCGTGACGGAGAATCCGTCGCCCGTCTGCTCGACGCCAGTTACTTCCTCCTCGCGAAGCGTCGCGCCGCGGTCGCGGACCTGACCGCGAGTTACTTCGAGGAACTCGTCGCCGCTGATGCTTCGAACCGCGGGGTAGTTGAAGAGGTGGGCCTTGTGCATCCACGACTCGTCTGTGTCGAACACGACGGTGTCGAGGTCGTTCTTCGCGGCGTACAGTGCAGCACTCAGTCCGGCGGGACCGCCACCGATGATCGCTACGTCTACCATACTCGACGCAACGAACGACCCCTAAAAGTATCTTACCATCTGGTAAAATCAGGTTCCGTCGGGCGTTCGTCGTACAGTAGTCCTTCTGAGAGCCTCGATGTGAGGGACAGTTACAGCACCACCGGGCCGCGTTGTCGGATGGGTTCACGGTGAGGGCGACCGGTGACGACGACGACGCGGAGAGCGTTCTCGCTCCGGAGTTCGACGTTTCGAGCCTCGGTCATCGGGAGGACGTCGCCCTCGGTGAACGCGTTCCCATCGACCATACCGTCGCCGGCGACGCCGTAGAGGAACCCCGACCATCCGTCGGGAATCGACCGCGACCAGACGTCGGACACGGTGACGTCGAGGTACTCCATCGGCGTGGAGAGTTCGACCGGTGACCCGTCGCCGACGACTGTGGTCACAGTCGCGCCGTCCTGCGTCTCCGTGGGGAGTTGCTCGGCGTCCGCGTCCACGTAGTTCGGTTCGACGTCCTTCCGTTCGCGCGGGAGATTCACCCAGAGTTGTAGTCCATTGCAGGCGCGACCGTCGGCAGAGAACTCGGAGTGTCGGATACCGCTCCCGGTAGTTATCCTCATCGCGTCGCCCT
The nucleotide sequence above comes from Halorussus limi. Encoded proteins:
- a CDS encoding S9 family peptidase; this translates as MSDPFEVEDFYDLTLVTDLAVSPDGERVAFVADEFDRADDERRSSLFVAPTDGSRDPHRLSRASDASAPSWSPDGSKLAFSAARDTDAEIAVTRDDADAENRDGEDADGENGTDDEPKPQIWAFDLERGGDARQITDFEEGARGFDWGPEGDRLVVAARDPTEDQREYLESRREDDGPIETERLQHKFDGHGWLDDVRTYLFVVDCETRETTRLDDAYGGGAREPATGLSPAWSPSGDRIAFLSNRTERPDDNYVMDLYTVSPDGSDLHKLTDSDLTAGRPRWHPDGDRLAFVGSDPENWYRPSEVYVADATGESGDERYESRSGDLDRTVARYGALGWHGDDVYAAVGDEGLTRLVRFGEDGDPERTFEAQGRDRTVEGFDLRGGRAVVALAEPERGKDLHALDAGRLGDNADPTRLTALNDDLLADRRTPECRRVTVDSEGDEIETLAYLPDDFDPEDPDPRPVVASIHGGPISYDAPTFSFDFSYWTGRGYVVLRTNYRGSSSYGREFSEQIRGEWGPRETADVLAGVEELVARDWADSDRLFATGFSYGGITTGYLVAETDRFAAAAAEHGVYDFRSAFGTDDSHVWWENDFGLPWENEEGYDAASSILDVGDVETPLLVTAGGEDWRCPPSQSEQLYVSVKKQGVPARLVVYPDEHHNIGDPDRATHRLGELTEWFERHDPES
- a CDS encoding TetR/AcrR family transcriptional regulator codes for the protein MSEPSAEVDSKDTREVIMEATFRALSKHGYKDLRVRDIGEEMEMSRQVIHYHFDGKYDLLSSFLEYIIEQYEGSVEVEEEADPRSELDARIDQCLFGPEFDEFTHWDRMRVYHELYAYAQNDDRHRELFNSHYERIRGSIVDVIEDGIEDGVFREVDAERMGQLITDVIHASRERRISLGHEDAPEEARQAIDQFILDSLELSQHD
- a CDS encoding NAD(P)/FAD-dependent oxidoreductase, whose translation is MVDVAIIGGGPAGLSAALYAAKNDLDTVVFDTDESWMHKAHLFNYPAVRSISGDEFLEVTRGQVRDRGATLREEEVTGVEQTGDGFSVTTAEDEYTAEYVVLATGGDRSLAEELGCEFTDEDVVDVNVDMETTVEGVYATGAMGRAEKWQAVIAAGDGAAAVLDILSKEKGEYYHDFDMPSDVPEL
- a CDS encoding pirin family protein, translated to MSQFDRTGEDLRSPISGETVRHGPGVNSNRAFPTSTYPSHLDPFVLFERFYIDPDDGFPMHHHRGFEIVSYILDGGMDHEDSLGVSNTAYEGDAMRITTGSGIRHSEFSADGRACNGLQLWVNLPRERKDVEPNYVDADAEQLPTETQDGATVTTVVGDGSPVELSTPMEYLDVTVSDVWSRSIPDGWSGFLYGVAGDGMVDGNAFTEGDVLPMTEARNVELRSENALRVVVVTGRPHREPIRQRGPVVL